From Phoenix dactylifera cultivar Barhee BC4 unplaced genomic scaffold, palm_55x_up_171113_PBpolish2nd_filt_p 002133F, whole genome shotgun sequence, a single genomic window includes:
- the LOC120109406 gene encoding growth-regulating factor 2-like — MGVGGCDLRGFPLTSAQRQEIQRQALIYKHIISSVPVPSDLLISNSPPYHLPPNLVAGRGGGGTFNLRFSNRMDPEPWRCRRTDGKKWRCSRNAAPDQKYCERHMHRGRPRSRKPVEVSNTKPTSTNAPPTTAVPTNSPTIVTTTTTTASLSRPLPSQSSGLFLKDELKIPFQSLEPNEEQRCLDWMKGNNEEMESSLQWELMHSKIGLTHGTIPVLQHYEDQLTLNYAAFLNPDLCSLEENAVGNRGEAPRSFIDAWSTETPAATAEVGNSTSVPTTGELPLSTLTLSMPSTGEGTNHQIQMAPVSPLGGPLGEVLQTSSATSPRQGFGANDGDSSSRGLINILSHGFHGSHEVSLQESPTRMASSPSGVLQKALVSLSDW; from the exons ATGGGCGTAGGTGGCTGTGATCTGAGAGGGTTTCCATTGACTTCGGCGCAGCGGCAGGAAATCCAGCGCCAGGCTCTGATCTACAAGCACATCATATCTTCTGTTCCTGTCCCCTCTGACCTCCTCATCTCCAACTCTCCTCCCTATCACCTCCCCCCAAATC TGGTGGCGGGTAGAGGTGGTGGTGGTACGTTTAACTTGAGGTTTTCGAACCGCATGGATCCGGAGCCATGGAGGTGCCGGAGGACGGACGGGAAGAAGTGGAGGTGCTCGAGGAATGCGGCGCCGGACCAGAAGTACTGCGAGCGCCACATGCACAGGGGTCGCCCTCGTTCAAGAAAGCCTGTGGAAGTTAGCAATACCAAACCCACCTCCACCAACGCTCCTCCAACCACGGCAGTCCCGACCAACTCGCCAACCATCGTCACCACGACCACCACCACCGCAAGCCTTTCTAGGCCGCTTCCATCTCAATCCTCTGGCCTCTTCCTCAAGGATGAGCTTAAGATTCCATTCCAATCCTTGGAACCAAACGAGGAACAACG GTGCCTGGATTGGATGAAAGGGAATAATGAGGAGATGGAATCAAGCTTGCAGTGGGAGCTGATGCATTCGAAGATTGGGTTGACGCATGGCACCATTCCTGTTCTCCAGCATTATGAGGACCAGCTGACCTTGAACTACGCTGCCTTTCTTAATCCCGATCTCTGCTCGCTGGAAGAAAATGCCGTCGGCAACCGCGGAGAAGCCCCCAGGAGCTTCATCGACGCCTGGTCCACGGAGACCCCCGCTGCCACCGCCGAAGTTGGCAACTCAACATCTGTTCCCACCACCGGTGAGCTTCCGCTGTCAACCCTCACGCTTTCCATGCCCAGCACGGGAGAAGGCACCAATCATCAAATCCAAATGGCCCCTGTTTCGCCGCTCGGCGGTCCCCTCGGTGAGGTTCTTCAGACGAGCAGTGCAACGTCTCCACGGCAAGGGTTCGGTGCCAATGATGGGGATTCCAGTAGTCGTGGGCTTATCAACATTCTGAGCCATGGTTTTCATGGCAGTCATGAGGTGAGCCTCCAAGAGAGTCCAACCAGGATGGCTTCCTCTCCTTCTGGTGTCCTGCAGAAGGCCTTGGTTTCGCTCTCTGACTGGTAA